In one window of Mercurialis annua linkage group LG4, ddMerAnnu1.2, whole genome shotgun sequence DNA:
- the LOC126678559 gene encoding uncharacterized protein LOC126678559 produces MYLFVNVFFNRWGGRRDRRAVPRHSIHAVRLILDGLRYEDIHWQPYSDDILSSIPREYLDGAHLWRARVPLIYYNIVEWHQPDRALQQFGLVQPIPLPPLQTEELHNVRYRGSSSFAYEMDYWVQLWNNRNAFIVQGRQLQHPPHYHSQYMDWYRRRCRRWITLQGAEAGTSRDLQERTHVTGEASSSAARRIRFGARSSQLATMEDRRDVTLPPPEPADQPYQLPPLPPCQVDLSSIRGRRRQPRRMPPQPRPEHVYPIPEPLFFHTEVAGTSDIPQPDYWERQHYGSTSGATPQASYPQFQVPPASMPYVDSFFGDTTFTTTQDRPGPSESQVPPAPMPYSDSSFRHTAFANTRDPFAPSDSQVRQPPIPSFHSYLGEMGYTPLGTPAQPESDQSWPAPPTHSDVPWRTSTESDFIEQLFYYPAAPTAGQASSSHQICLLIRFPVIGFSILRLLVLPLYPDITSQDLRDTTPAPVIEQPHQPTDEDSDDSEDNDDSDTSDEGDSGDYNPVTDTSRHRRTQQGYDMRTRMRKPARYRD; encoded by the exons ATGTATTTATTCGTCAATGTATTTTTTAACAGGTGGGGCGGGCGTAGGGATCGTCGGGCAGTCCCGAGGCACAGCATCCATGCCGTGAGATTAATTTTGGATGGCCTGCGATACGAGGAT ATCCACTGGCAGCCATATTCTGACGATATTCTCAGCTCGATCCCTCGAGAGTACCTCGATGGGGCACATCTCTGGCGTGCGCGAGTCCCACTCATTTACTATAACATTGTGGAGTGGCACCAGCCAGACAGGGCGCTTCAGCAGTTCGGCCTAGTTCAGCCTATTCCGTTGCCCCCCTTGCAGACTGAGGAGCTTCACAACGTCCGCTACCGGGGTTCCTCGAGCTTCGCATATGAGATGGACTATTGGGTGCAACTTTGGAACAATAGAAACGCGTTTATAGTTCAGGGCCGGCAGCTTCAGCACCCACCCCATTACCATTCCCAGTACATGGACTGGTATAGGCGTCGATGCCGGAGATGGATTACACTTCAGGGTGCAGAGGCTGGCACTAGT CGCGATTTGCAGGAGAGAACCCATGTTACGGGGGAGGCCAGTTCGAGTGCCGCTCGCAGGATTAGGTTTGGTGCACGAAGTTCTCAGCTTGCTACCATGGAGGATCGCAGGGACGTCACACTTCCCCCTCCTGAGCCAGCCGACCAACCATACCAGCTGCCTCCGCTCCCTCCCTGTCAGGTCGATTTAAGCTCTATTAGAGGACGGCGTCGACAGCCACGCAGAATGCCTCCACAGCCCCGTCCAGAGCATGTGTACCCTATCCCAGAGCCATTATTTTTTCACACGGAGGTGGCGGGTACCTCAGACATACCGCAGCCGGACTACTGGGAAAGACAACATTACGGGTCAACCTCCGGGGCGACACCCCAAGCATCATATCCACAG TTTCAGGTCCCGCCTGCGTCGATGCCGTATGTTGACTCATTTTTTGGAGATACGACCTTTACGACCACTCAGGATCGACCAGGGCCATCTGAGTCACAG GTCCCCCCGGCGCCGATGCCGTATAGTGACTCATCTTTTAGACATACGGCATTTGCCAACACTCGAGATCCTTTTGCGCCATCTGATTCACAG GTTCGCCAACCGCCGATTCCGTCTTTCCATTCATATCTGGGAGAGATGGGATATACTCCACTAGGTACGCCGGCTCAGCCAGAGTCAGATCAGTCATGGCCTGCACCGCCGACGCATTCAGATGTCCCATGGCGTACGTCGACAGAGTCGGATTTCATTGAACAGTTGTTCTACTATCCCGCCGCACCTACTGCAGGACAGGCGTCATCGTCACATCAG ATCTGTCTGCTGATCCGTTTTCCGGTGATCGGTTTCAGCATTTTACGCCTCCTAGTTTTACCCTTGTATCCGGACATCACCTCGCAGGATCTGCGAGACACTACTCCAGCTCCGGTTATTGAACAGCCACACCAGCCTACAGACGAAGACAGTGACGATTCAGAAGACAACGACGATTCTGATACCAGTGACGAGGGTGACAGTGGCGACTATAACCCTGTGACTGATACCTCACGTCACCGACGCACTCAGCAGGGTTATGACATGAGAACCCGCATGCGGAAACCGGCTCGATATCGTGACTAG
- the LOC126676333 gene encoding protein FMP32, mitochondrial — protein MSGAAFALIRSRVGQSGTNSAFHLRNQIHASNFDSFASRHISQLVKRRLFLVDTLALMRRLEAQGVPSKQAEAITDAITDVLNDSLENISQSVVSKPEMQRTEMLQETNMSEFKSEVKNSQEHHFSLLQHETEKLRNDIEKMHSQLRHEIDKVNAGQRLDLNLERGRIRDELAEQTAETSNLTNKLDREIHTLRAQLEAAKYDVIKYCIGTLVSISAVGLAVLRILM, from the exons ATGTCCGGTGCTGCTTTTGCATTAATCAGAAGTAGAGTAGGTCAATCAGGGACCAACTCTGCATTTCATCTTAGAAATCAAATTCATGCTTCCAATTTCGATTCCTTTGCAAGCAGACACATTTCGCAACTTGTCAAACGGCGTTTGTTTCTCGTTGACACTTTAGCCCTT ATGAGAAGATTGGAGGCACAGGGAGTGCCATCAAAGCAAGCAGAAGCAATCACAGACGCGATTACTGATGTTTTAAATGACAGTTTAGAAAATATTTCTCAATCTGTTGTCTCTAAGCCTGAAATGCAAAGA ACTGAAATGCTTCAAGAAACTAACATGTCCGAATTTAAATCTGAAGTAAAGAATTCTCAG GAACATCATTTTTCTTTGTTGCAACATGAGACTGAAAAACTTCGGAATGATATTGAAAAGATGCACAGTCAACTGAG GCATGAAATTGACAAAGTCAATGCAGGCCAGCGATTGGATTTGAATCTTGAAAGAGG GAGGATACGGGATGAATTAGCGGAGCAGACGGCTGAAACCTCTAACCTCACTAACAAGCTAGATAGG GAAATTCACACGTTGAGGGCTCAACTAGAAGCAGCAAAATATGATGTCATTAAGTATTGCATAGGTACTCTTGTTTCCATATCTGCAGTTGGTCTTGCTGTGCTTCGGATTTTGATGTGA
- the LOC126679103 gene encoding uncharacterized protein LOC126679103, with protein MDGNNSSKEEEKHEIRNESEKNVGLKGKSCKGYLYYSSHLKSNGSNPRCIGVPRSLNQVPSYIVGQTEVEASKEGRSLVDFYYGCAGYSVFINNDHPSSDKQAAKTQLPVCVGLELLVDRRVNAGNTTSAPAHVHGREGGQDLSQPQHQYQTRTQKPAHSAGDDFLSRYTRNASLVASGVSKNLRKVGNYVKESLNDIVYPYRRRPK; from the exons ATGGACGGAAATAATAGCagtaaagaagaagaaaagcaTGAAATCAGAAATGAAAGCGAAAAAAATGTTGGATTGAAAGGAAAATCATGTAAAGGATATTTGTATTACTCTTCTCATCTCAAATCTAACGGTTCTAATCCTCGCTGCATCGGCGTCCCTCGTTCTCTCAATCAAG TTCCCAGTTACATTGTTGGGCAAACTGAGGTTGAAGCTTCAAAAGAAGGGCGGTCTCTTGTAGATTTCTATTATGGCTGTGCTGGGTATTCGGTCTTTATTAATAATGATCATCCTTCTTCTGATAAGCAAGCTGCAAAGACACAACTCCCAGTTTGCGTTGGCCTCGAG CTTTTAGTAGATAGAAGAGTCAATGCAGGTAATACTACATCCGCACCAGCTCATGTTCACGGTAGAGAAG GTGGCCAAGATTTATCTCAGCCTCAGCATCAGTATCAAACTCGAACACAGAAACCGGCCCATTCTGCTGGAGACGACTTCCTGAGCAG GTATACGAGAAATGCAAGTCTGGTTGCGTCAGGAGTGTCCAAAAACTTGCGTAAAGTGGGGAATTACGTTAAAGAGAGTTTGAATGACATTGTATACCCGTACAGAAGACGGCCGAAGTGA